CTGATGAAATCCTCGTTCAGGTCGGCGGCTTGAATATGGCGATCTTCAGTGATGAGGGCCTCGCAATAGATCAGGGCGGATGAGAGGATCAAGGCGTCTATGAAATCGCTCAGGATCCCCCCGGCCTTTAGGGCGATGGCGTGGGAGAGGACATCGGCATCGCGGAGCGATATTTTGTTTATCCTTTTCTCATGGATTATTGCCTTCAACCCCTTTGAAATCCTTTCGGATGGCAACGCCCCCTCGGAGGCGTACTTGGATCCCTTGGCGGCGAGCTCGAAGAGGCTTATTTCGCTTATGAAGAGCGCGTGCCCCCTTTCATGGAGCTCGAGGGGCGCCCGCTCGGGGATCCCCTCTACCAATACGCCTATGGCGGGGAGCAGATACGTTGTATCCAAAAGCAGATTCAACCCTCGGCCCCCTTGGATAAGCCCTCCCTGAACCTTTCGAAATCCTCAAGCCTAATCCTTACTGAGGGCTCACCCTCCAAGGCTTCCTCCAAGCTCGGGAT
This region of Candidatus Bathyarchaeia archaeon genomic DNA includes:
- a CDS encoding PIN domain-containing protein, which gives rise to MNLLLDTTYLLPAIGVLVEGIPERAPLELHERGHALFISEISLFELAAKGSKYASEGALPSERISKGLKAIIHEKRINKISLRDADVLSHAIALKAGGILSDFIDALILSSALIYCEALITEDRHIQAADLNEDFIRMKRALNPKLGIRSMKEALNGA